A single window of Amphiura filiformis chromosome 17, Afil_fr2py, whole genome shotgun sequence DNA harbors:
- the LOC140138421 gene encoding uncharacterized protein yields the protein MVKLIWLYLPLKTLLYYSLQHVRVKNPHELNTTTMQNYVKCKADRCAVTYPHFHGDVVDVKHAILYIINSNPSSCCEEVPINIRNSQSFFINKDRLPCENDWHCDEMPWTKQKGAIIRKYHVKGTTMVWPKRSLDADQVVKVTKNIWVHAHVNSARKVAISIEGNPVVFIQYEGFNNQPELKLGNRRIRPSTAQLIDSEILSTKSTKRIVHNVREKVAAVKGGPSSTPSYRSVTWQKEKLKKDEVKDTLISICHKMAEEEEEHKYIRSYQVNANVVSVVGFDDQQLDDIEHFYCHEGFPCSPLYVDTAFKFGKIFVVTTSYRHLQLKNKDGKHPCLMGPIMITHINLPEKHTGGYSTKLRKLALPWL from the exons ATGGTAAAGTTAATCTGGCTGTACTTGCCTCTAAAGACTTTACTTTACTACTCTTTGCAGCATGTTAGAGTGAAGAATCCCCATGAATTGAATACAACCACCATGCAGAACTATGTGAA ATGCAAAGCGGACCGGTGTGCGGTGACATACCCCCATTTTCATGGAGATGTTGTTGATGTTAAGCATGCCATCCTGTACATTATCAATTCAAACCCGTCTTCGTGTTGTGAGGAAGTGCCCATTAACATTAGGAATTCTCAGTCCTTTTTTATTAACAAGGACAGACTGCCTTGCGAAAATGATTGGCATTGTGATGAGATGCCCTGGACTAAGCAAAAAGGTGCCATTATAAGAAAGTACCATGTCAAAGGAACTACAATGGTGTGGCCCAAAAGGAGCTTGGATGCAGACCAAGTTGTCAAAGTTACGAAAAACATATGGGTGCATGCACATGTAAACTCGGCAAGAAAGGTTGCCATTTCCATTGAAGGAAACCCAGTTGTCTTCATCCAATACGAGGGGTTTAACAATCAGCCAGAACTGAAACTAGGCAACAGGAGAATAAGGCCAAGTACAGCTCAACTTATTGATAGTGAAATACTTTCGACAAAAAGCACAAAGCGGATTGTACATAATGTGAGAGAAAAGGTGGCAGCAGTAAAAGGTGGACCGAGTTCTACTCCAAGTTACAGGTCCGTAACTTGGCAgaaagaaaaattgaagaaaGATGAAGTTAAAGACACACTCATTTCAATCTGTCATAAGATGGCTGAGGAAGAAGAGGAACACAAATATATCAGGTCGTATCAGGTGAATGCTAATGTAGTGTCAGTTGTTGGTTTTGACGACCAACAGCTTGATGACATTGAACACTTTTATTGTCATGAGGGCTTTCCATGTAGTCCCCTCTATGTGGACACTGcttttaaatttggaaaaatttttGTAGTTACTACAAGCTATAGACATCTGCAGTTAAAAAACAAAGATGGCAAACACCCATGTTTAATGGGGCCCATAATGATAACACATATAAACTTACCAGAGAAACATACCGGGGGCTATTCGACAAAATTACGCAAGCTCGCCCTGCCCTGGCTTTAG